DNA from bacterium:
GCTCAAGAGCTTTTAATCCGTGTCCGGTAACGATAATGCCACGTCCTTTGAATATCCCCGTCTGAACTTTAACCGGAATAGGTTCTCCATACGTATCAATATATGCTTTTTTTAGGAGTTTCATTGTCTTTATGTTCATTTGCCCTGCCTCAACAGCCAATTGAACATAACTTCCTGCATCAAAATTTACGTTCGTAAACGTAGAATAAAATGCTTTTTCTAAAAATCCGTCTATATCAGGATCAGTAAAACCAAGCTCCCTTGCGTGATATAAATAAGCAGACATACCTTTGATTATAAATATTAAATTATCAAGCAATTTCGCTACTGTAGGACTTTTTCCACATACACCCTTTACAGTACATCCGGTTCCGTTTGCAGTCTGGGAACATTGATAACAAAACATATCTATAGTTTTCTGTCGGCAGTCAGTTTTTTCCATCGCCTCCCCCTATTTGCTATTTTTTATTATTTTTCTTTATATCTTTCTTATTACAATTCGAACATAATCCGTATAAATACGCCTGAATTTCTCCTACCTTACATCCTTCCAATTGCCCTGCCTTTACTATTGGACAGGTATTTATACATTCGGACTCAATATCAATTATATTATCACAATTCAAACACAAAAAATGATGATGATTTTTGGAATTAAAATCAAAACAAGCCTTCCCCCTCTTTCTAATGGAAAGCTCCTGAATATATCCATTCGCTTTCAATAATTCTAACGTAGAATATACGGTAGCTATAGACATAGAAGGATATTTCTCTTCAAGCGCTTTGTAAATATCTTCAGCAGTGGGATGATTAAAATTGTTCTTCAAAAACTCTATTATCGCCATTCTTTGCGGAGTCAAAGTTATTCCCTTCACCTTCAAATCCTTAATAATATGTTTCATAGTATTTGTGAAATTAAATTAAAATAATACTTTGTCAAGAAAAAATTCAGAATTGAAATGATTTTAATCTAAGAATGATATTAGAGAGTATCTATGCTGAGTAGATTATGTTTTTTTACACTTTTAATATAAAAGAGCTGAAAATAATAAACATCATGCCTATGATGATGCCTAATATTGGTAAGTGTTCCTCCCCGAAACTTTTTGATAGTGGAATCAATTCGTCAAGTGATATAAAAATCATAATTCCGGCCACAATTCCAAGCGTCCAACCTAATACGGTTGCATTTAAAATTGGAGCAAGTATAAAACATGCCATTAATGCACCCAGTGGTTCTGCAAGTCCGGGAAAAAAAGACCATAAGAAAGCTTTTCTACGATTACAGGTTGCCGCATAAACAGGAATTG
Protein-coding regions in this window:
- a CDS encoding Fur family transcriptional regulator, which codes for MKHIIKDLKVKGITLTPQRMAIIEFLKNNFNHPTAEDIYKALEEKYPSMSIATVYSTLELLKANGYIQELSIRKRGKACFDFNSKNHHHFLCLNCDNIIDIESECINTCPIVKAGQLEGCKVGEIQAYLYGLCSNCNKKDIKKNNKK